One region of Brachybacterium saurashtrense genomic DNA includes:
- a CDS encoding acyl-CoA dehydrogenase family protein — translation MTGTDTTAQPSPWEPAAPAGAQVPLGGTLDAPLEDRRESVVTERAVVTAPEASAATPAALLPAAADHYAVFQDVAGEDLAAWADARSLAAEVLPQINDWWDRGEYPTHLIARLGELDLLTDGLDVPGHRTLSPLATGLVNMELSRIDGSVGTMVGVQGGLALRSIMLLGSEAQKERWGDSLARGTEHAAFALTEPDHGSDSVSLETVARRDGEDWVLTGEKRWIGNGAGCHLSVVWARVDDPSDEQLHGQVSGFLVDQSLPGYEAEVIRGKVALRAIHQAHITLTDVRIPGEARLPGARSFKDTSRVLFATRAGVAWGALGHATACYEAALEHATTRIQFGRPLAKAQHVQVRLADMLQTLTSMQLHCVRLAELEAAGTIRPEQASLAKVHNTRAAREIASNARDLLGGSGILLENRVVRHRSDLEALHTYEGTDTMQSLIVGRAITGVSAFA, via the coding sequence ATGACCGGCACCGACACCACCGCCCAGCCCAGCCCCTGGGAGCCCGCCGCCCCGGCCGGCGCGCAGGTCCCGCTCGGCGGCACCCTCGACGCGCCGCTCGAGGACCGCCGCGAGAGCGTGGTCACCGAGCGCGCCGTCGTGACCGCCCCGGAGGCGAGCGCCGCCACGCCCGCCGCCCTGCTGCCCGCCGCCGCGGACCACTACGCCGTGTTCCAGGACGTCGCGGGGGAGGACCTCGCCGCGTGGGCGGACGCCCGCTCCCTGGCCGCCGAGGTGCTCCCGCAGATCAACGACTGGTGGGACCGCGGCGAGTACCCGACCCACCTCATCGCCCGCCTCGGCGAGCTGGACCTGCTCACCGACGGCCTCGACGTGCCCGGCCACCGCACCCTCTCCCCGCTCGCCACCGGCCTGGTGAACATGGAGCTCTCCCGCATCGACGGCTCCGTGGGCACCATGGTGGGCGTGCAGGGCGGGCTCGCGCTGCGCTCGATCATGCTGCTGGGCTCGGAGGCGCAGAAGGAGCGCTGGGGCGACTCCCTCGCCCGCGGCACCGAGCACGCCGCCTTCGCCCTCACCGAGCCGGATCACGGCTCCGACTCCGTCTCGCTGGAGACCGTGGCCCGCCGCGACGGCGAGGACTGGGTGCTCACCGGCGAGAAGCGCTGGATCGGCAACGGTGCGGGCTGCCACCTCTCGGTGGTGTGGGCGCGGGTCGACGACCCCTCCGACGAGCAGCTGCACGGCCAGGTGAGCGGCTTCCTCGTGGACCAGTCCCTGCCCGGCTACGAGGCCGAGGTGATCCGCGGCAAGGTGGCGCTGCGCGCCATCCACCAGGCCCACATCACCCTGACCGACGTGCGGATCCCGGGCGAGGCGCGCCTGCCCGGCGCCCGCTCCTTCAAGGACACCTCGCGCGTGCTGTTCGCGACTCGCGCCGGCGTGGCCTGGGGCGCGCTCGGGCATGCGACCGCCTGCTACGAGGCGGCGCTCGAGCACGCCACCACGCGCATCCAGTTCGGGCGGCCGCTGGCGAAGGCCCAGCACGTGCAGGTGCGCCTGGCGGACATGCTGCAGACCCTCACCTCGATGCAGCTGCACTGCGTGCGTCTCGCCGAGCTGGAGGCGGCCGGAACGATCCGGCCGGAGCAGGCCTCGCTCGCCAAGGTGCACAACACCCGCGCCGCCCGCGAGATCGCCTCGAACGCTCGTGACCTGCTGGGCGGCTCCGGGATCCTGCTGGAGAACCGGGTGGTGCGCCACCGCAGCGACCTCGAGGCGCTGCACACCTACGAGGGCACCGACACCATGCAGTCGCTGATCGTGGGCCGCGCGATCACGGGGGTGAGCGCGTTCGCGTGA
- a CDS encoding SRPBCC family protein, with protein sequence MSTQEMRLTQHVDAPIETVWAVLTDIEHATETLSGIIEVEPLTPGPYSVGFRWREARKMFGMTASEEMEVTELEAPHRTEVTAVQGDVTYRTVFTLAAKPTGGTELVMLFGASQPPQRGLKKLLGAATSRLGASATRRMMEQDLQDIAAAAAARA encoded by the coding sequence ATGAGCACCCAGGAGATGCGCCTGACCCAGCACGTCGACGCCCCGATCGAGACCGTCTGGGCCGTCCTCACCGACATCGAGCACGCCACGGAGACCCTCTCGGGGATCATCGAGGTGGAGCCTCTCACCCCCGGTCCCTACTCCGTGGGCTTCCGGTGGCGCGAGGCCCGGAAGATGTTCGGCATGACCGCGAGCGAGGAGATGGAGGTGACGGAGCTCGAGGCCCCGCACCGCACCGAGGTCACGGCCGTGCAGGGCGATGTCACCTACCGCACCGTGTTCACCCTCGCCGCGAAGCCGACCGGCGGCACCGAGCTGGTGATGCTGTTCGGCGCCTCCCAGCCGCCGCAGCGCGGCCTGAAGAAGCTGCTGGGCGCGGCGACCAGCCGCCTGGGCGCCTCCGCGACCCGGCGCATGATGGAGCAGGACCTCCAGGACATCGCCGCCGCGGCGGCGGCCCGCGCCTGA